A window of Plasmodium malariae genome assembly, chromosome: 5 contains these coding sequences:
- the CRK1 gene encoding cdc2-related protein kinase 1, putative — MLEILTTQIGEKKMITDSKKRGERDDNDINDDDDNSNASIRSNGRHGNKRDFYYKRDRITNRHSTQVEMKKSSEKYYNETKKNREKRKFENFPEMYDRTMYCKRRREKKESHEKSRYDYYNKRKNEKIYFSCTDYYTRIYDSNKKSSYNIRSDHILHTYMDKKSTDYKNNDGLEKCTYDEEHFSKRQKRKIEYKGAVYDKGAAYDKGAAYDKGEAYDKGAAYDKGEAYDKGAAYDKGEAYDKGAAYDKGAAYDKGAAYDEYNVPFEKHTKGNIKKKDEKCKANRNRKNYGGKKDTQRGGSQGGSICQGSAARHNTDLQDVVRKNADQQNADQQNADQQNANQQNADQQNTDQQNTDQQNADQQNTNQQEEARKTTSSLNTPSGRPQQESRSSNRLKKQEYTKTKQGDKEFVNNAQVRKTPCINKNDDSAVEFIRSGNEDKCTENSSSEEDTTEECDDPNEYISDIEQNKIDCILNGCRSITNYKRLNKISEGTYGTVFRAQNKKTKKIVALKQLKNFSSIRNEGFAITSLREINILLQLEHENILSIKEVVIGKHLNDIYLVMEYIEHELKMLLDNKLPSFTISELKCLLKQLLSGVDYLHTNWIMHRDLKTTNLLYSNKGILKICDFGMARKFGHVASHNLTKNVVTLWYRAPELLLGEKYYTNKIDIWSVGCIFAEMILKKPLFIGDNEIDQILKILNLLGLPDKETYPEFYEYSFISKNKDLFKKKKIKMNVNNIRSHFPNVANQFSGLYLSDSGLDLLQQLLHFNPKYRISASDALKHPYFREFPKPLEIGDMPIIPDSNKVIRSSKLTNHFNLIGQNNIQFHS; from the coding sequence ATGTTGGAAATATTGACAACTCAAATAGGGGAAAAAAAGATGATAACAGattcaaaaaaaaggggaGAGCGTGATGATAACGATATCAATGACGATGATGATAACAGTAATGCTAGTATCCGTAGCAATGGTAGGCATGGTAACAAAAGAGACTTCTATTATAAAAGGGATCGGATAACGAACAGACATTCCACCCAAgtagaaatgaaaaaatcatctgaaaaatattataacgaAACGAAGAAAAATcgtgaaaaaagaaaatttgaaaattttccAGAAATGTATGATAGAACAATGTACTGTAAAAGGAGgagggaaaaaaaggagtCACATGAAAAATCACGTtatgattattataataaacgaaaaaacgaaaaaatttatttttcatgtaCTGACTATTACACAAGGATATATGATAGTAACAAAAAGTCGTCGTACAACATACGAAGTGATCATATTCTTCATACCTATATGGATAAGAAGTCTACagattacaaaaataatgatgGATTAGAGAAATGTACATATGATGAGGAACATTTTAGCAAAAGacagaaaaggaaaatagaGTATAAGGGTGCAGTATATGATAAGGGTGCAGCATATGATAAGGGTGCAGCATATGATAAGGGTGAAGCATATGATAAGGGTGCAGCATATGATAAGGGTGAAGCATATGATAAGGGTGCAGCATATGATAAGGGTGAAGCATATGATAAGGGTGCAGCATATGATAAGGGTGCAGCATATGATAAGGGTGCAGCATATGATGAGTATAACGTACCATTTGAGAAGCACACAAAAGggaatatcaaaaaaaaggatgaaaAGTGCAAAGCGAACAGAAATAGGAAGAATTATGGGGGGAAAAAAGACACACAAAGGGGAGGATCACAAGGAGGAAGCATATGTCAAGGAAGTGCAGCTCGGCATAATACAGATCTGCAAGATGTGGTTCGGAAAAATGCGGATCAACAAAACGCGGATCAGCAAAACGCGGATCAGCAAAACGCGAATCAGCAAAACGCGGATCAGCAAAACACGGATCAGCAAAACACAGATCAGCAGAACGCGGATCAGCAAAACACGAATCAACAAGAGGAGGCTCGGAAAACTACGTCTTCACTAAATACCCCTTCAGGGAGACCCCAGCAAGAAAGCAGATCATCCAACCGATTGAAGAAACAAGAGTATACAAAAACTAAACAAGGTGACAAGGAATTTGTAAATAATGCGCAGGTTAGGAAAACACCttgcataaataaaaacgatGATAGTGCAGTTGAATTTATACGTTCAGGAAATGAAGATAAATGCACAGAAAATAGCAGCAGTGAAGAAGATACTACAGAAGAGTGCGATGATCCCAATGAATACATAAGCGACATagagcaaaataaaattgattgTATATTAAATGGATGTCGAAGTATAACGAATTATAAAAggttaaataaaataagtgaaGGAACATATGGAACAGTATTCAGGgctcaaaataaaaaaacgaaaaaaattgtagctctaaaacagttaaaaaatttttcaagtATACGTAATGAAGGATTTGCAATAACATCATTGAgggaaataaatatattattacaacttgaacatgaaaatattttatctatCAAAGAAGTTGTTATTGGAAAAcatttaaatgatatatatttagttatGGAATATATTGAAcatgaattaaaaatgttacttGATAATAAATTACCAAGTTTTACCATATCCGAACTGAAATGTTTACTAAAACAATTATTAAGTGGAGTTGATTATTTACACACAAATTGGATTATGCACAGAGATTTAAAAACAacaaatttgttatataGCAATAAaggaattttaaaaatttgtgaTTTTGGTATGGCAAGAAAATTTGGTCATGTAGCTAGCCATAATCTTACAAAAAATGTTGTAACGTTATGGTATAGGGCACCTGAATTATTATTAggtgaaaaatattatacgaATAAAATTGATATATGGAGTGTTGGATGTATTTTTGCTgaaatgatattaaaaaaaccATTATTTATAGGTGATAATGAAATTGatcaaatattaaaaatattaaatttattaggATTACCAGATAAAGAAACATATCCtgaattttatgaatattcttttatttcgaaaaataaagatctttttaaaaaaaaaaaaataaaaatgaatgtaaataatatacgtTCCCACTTTCCAAATGTAGCTAACCAATTTTCtggtttatatttatcagaCAGTGGACTTGATTTATTACAACAGCTGTTACATTTTAATCCAAAATATAGAATATCAGCGTCCGACGCTTTAAAACATCCATATTTTAGGGAGTTTCCAAAACCACTGGAAATAGGGGATATGCCGATTATACCTGACTCGAACAAGGTCATCCGATCGAGCAAGTTGACTAaccattttaatttaatcgGCCAAAATAACATTCAGTTTCActcgtaa
- the PmUG01_05035400 gene encoding conserved Plasmodium protein, unknown function codes for MKAPSFKPIYDVIRIKKKERSPDLDTELYKEFINVRKKVHTELENKNVKIIIYEHIDYEGKENLNSSGNSNNSSYSGDESKASKKNESKGENKTDKREMRKNEDDKGRKEKIEEKQKDKKAKDINKEKDKEKINEGDNGRGMGQYKSKGGITNKLHLKEDTTEYNRNDDIHKIIEKKEVNIINYSDVNINENLEKKKNKLNYHNDMISEKKSKKIIGTVKILYNFYVNLFNKIKEDVENIKNNTTNNNVDLFKDMNLYTNYISMFDIINICEDLKIIKTFLNSKKECELIWILTVNYFDKINENIFERYKYKIDVTYKDNKTEQGDVGNLDEGKNKRMEFQDEKEHEQGEEKRQGDQNLVKKESHSYTQQAARKQDEEAKKKKTKKNGNVNGNEKEKGENIDGENTLKKEFNLNEKLSKKKATRNRKSSNSSNSSDNNLDKPTRKKHYIYTLEENQNIKEYIYEKCYEKKNAIMFRKVNFFIFVYILIYIIKTSTRKIKAISDDIKKVRSFFFFLNLYEKKKTIETLKNIYKDKYLNFYQNFKGSSDIEEHRKRKIFRHKFSFYNINKILNNKDDLVRLKNTGNKKNDNSCFSYNSEVKNIYDEKNINQNETLTFEDTSIEQVPTKEHSEEVHNKRDDLCNYQVTNFIEMSDLANEFNIVNKSGDENKKEKVLLNQYIFDYIFKNYCYKKKYWGLREGTYIDFIIIKNENKKYKIDIYNHSKYNIHVDVNIDNDLPVQAIFKDKLFCISSKYTIYLQIDKTEIGEKLGFINVTMKYKNISKEDDVIRIPIYIFINQ; via the coding sequence atgaaagctCCTTCATTTAAACCAATATACGATGTTATAAGAATTAAGAAGAAGGAAAGAAGTCCAGATTTAGACacagaattatataaagaatttataaatgtaagaaaaaaagtacacACAGAATTGGAGAACAAAAATGTGaagattattatttatgaacatataGATTATGAAGGAAAAGAAAACTTGAACAGTTCAGgtaacagtaacaatagCAGTTACTCGGGCGATGAGAGTAAAgcaagtaaaaaaaatgaatcaaaaggtgaaaataaaacagaTAAAAGAGAGATGAGGAAAAATGAAGATGATAAAGGAAGAAAGGAGAAAATTGAAGAGAAACAGAAGgataaaaaagcaaaagatataaataaagagaaaGACAAGGAAAAGATAAATGAAGGGGACAATGGACGAGGGATGGGACAGTATAAATCAAAGGGTGGCATAACAAATAAGTTACATTTAAAGGAAGACACAACAGAATATAACAGAAATGATGATATccataaaattatagaaaagaaagaagtgaatattataaattactcagacgtaaatataaatgagaacttggaaaaaaaaaaaaataaattaaattatcataatgACATgatttcagaaaaaaaatcgAAAAAGATAATAGGAACGgttaaaatattgtataatttttatgtaaatttatttaataaaataaaagaagatgtcgaaaatattaaaaacaacACAACAAATAATAACGTTGATTTATTTAAAGATATGAACTTATATACGaattatatatctatgtttgatatcataaatatttgtgaagatttaaaaattataaaaactttTCTTAATTCAAAAAAGGAGTGTGAACTGATATGGATCCTTACAGTTAATTATTTCGacaaaattaatgaaaacatttttgaaaggtataaatataaaattgatGTAACATACAAAGACAATAAAACGGAGCAGGGGGATGTCGGCAATTTAGACgaagggaaaaataaaagaatggAGTTTCAAGATGAAAAAGAGCATGAACAAGGGGAGGAAAAAAGGCAAGGTGATCAAAATTTGGTGAAAAAGGAAAGTCATTCATACACACAACAAGCGGCAAGAAAACAGGATGAAGAggcaaaaaagaaaaaaacaaaaaaaaatggcaaTGTAAATGGAAACGAAAAGGAAAAGGGAGAAAATATTGATGGGGAAAATACACTGAAAAAGGAATTTAAtcttaatgaaaaattaagcaAGAAAAAGGCTACAAGAAACAGGAAAAGCAGCAATAGCAGCAATAGCAGCGACAACAATTTGGACAAACCCACTAGGAAGAAACATTACATTTACACATTAGAAGAAAACCAGAACATAAAGGAGTacatttatgaaaaatgttatgaaaagaaaaatgcaaTTATGTTTAGAAAagtgaatttttttatctttgtttatatactaatttatataataaaaacgagtacaagaaaaataaaagctaTTAGTGACGACATCAAAAAAGTCagaagttttttttttttcttaaatttatatgaaaaaaaaaaaacgatagaaactttgaaaaatatatacaaagatAAGTACTTAAActtttatcaaaattttaaaggaaGTAGTGATATAGAAGAGCAtcgaaaaaggaaaatatttcGCCACAAattctctttttataatattaataaaattttaaataataaagatgaCTTGGTCAGGCTAAAAAATACaggaaataagaaaaatgataattcatgcttttcatataatagtgaagtaaaaaatatatatgatgagaaaaatataaatcaaaatGAAACATTAACGTTTGAAGATACATCAATTGAACAAGTTCCTACGAAAGAGCATAGTGAAGAAGTGCACAACAAAAGAGACGACTTGTGTAACTATCAAGTTACTAATTTTATCGAAATGTCGGATCTAGCTAACGAATTTAATATTGTGAACAAATCAGgggatgaaaataaaaaggaaaaagttCTTTTaaatcaatatatatttgattatatttttaaaaattattgttataaaaagaaatattggGGATTAAGAGAAGGTACTTACAtagattttattataataaaaaatgaaaataaaaaatataaaatagacATATATAATCATAGTAAATACAACATACATGTTGATGTTAATATTGACAATGATTTACCTGTACAAGCAATATTTAAGgataaattattttgcaTTAGCTCAAAGTATACcatttatttacaaatagATAAAACAGAAATTGGAGAAAAATTAGGATTTATAAATGTCACGAtgaagtataaaaatataagtaaagaAGATGATGTTATAAGGAttcctatatatatttttattaatcagTGA